The genomic interval TCACGTGCTTGAGCTTGTAAATTTGGTAAAAAAGCAGGGTCTCCCATTAGTGCGTTTAAGGATTGCTGTACGATGGCTCCTGTTTGGCTTGCCATAACTAAACGACCTCCTATGTATTCAGGAATGAGATTTTTTCAAGCTGCAGCGTATTATTGCCAAAGGATATGAGGCAGATACGCTAGCACTTGAACTCTAACTGTAACATATTGGAACGTTATAAGCCAAAACTAGGGAAAGCTTGATGTGCGAATGGTTATAGGAATTAACGGGAGTTTTTCCATTTCAGCATCTCTGCAGCAGCATTTGAGCGAGTTTAACAGCAGAAATTCCTGATAGAATAAACAATTGGCGGCCATGCGTGATCATTAAATATGCTATGTTAATTTTAGCAATAACGATCCGTGTGGAGGCAGAGAGAATGACAGCTCGTTCAAGCTGCCGAGATTCTCGCGTGTCCAAAGATTGCGTACGAGCGGTGCATCGGCTAAACCAAGCTGCGCAAGCGTCACGGCAACCGTATCCTCTTGATCACTCGCATTAAACAAAGCAACGTACAATGCATCATCGCCCTGTGCTGTCCATGCAATACGGTCCTGCTCTCGATAAAGCTGGCGTGCACCGCGTCCATTCCGATGAAGGGATAATACTTCCTCATTTGTGAGCAATGACAGCGTCCATTCGTCGTTGTCCCGCATTTCACCGCCAAACATAAGCGGCGATCGGAAAATAGCCCATAGCGACATCATCGTTACCTGCTCGTCCCGTGTAAATCTTGTCCAGCGATCGCTGCCTCCGCCATCCACAGAACGAATGCCCAAATGCCCGAGCGGCAGCATATCGCAATCCGGCCATGCTCCATCCCGAGCATGCGGCGCCCACTTCTCGCAGCGCTCAAACATTTCATAAAGCAGGTGCCACAAATCCCAGTAATCATCTGTCATTCGCCACATATTCGCATGCTCTGCAAGCGGACCCGCATGTTCAAGAGGAGCAGGACCAGGGGATAGGCTAAGCACCATCGGTCTGCCGCATTGTTCTATTGCGTGATGAATAAGCTTGATTTCATCCAAATGAATGCCGTAAATTCTAGAAGCGGCAATATCATCCACTTTAACGAAATCGACTCCCCATGAAGCGTATAAATCAAATAACGAATTATAATATTGCTGTGCGCCGTCTTTGGAAGCATCAACGCCATACATGTCTGTGTTCCACGGGCAGATCGAATTCGGATGTGCAATCTGGCGAGCGGTTATGTTTGTTCCAAGCAGGCTGGTGTCTGCATGAACGGCTTGACGAGGAATGCCCCTCATCATATGGATACCGAATTTTAGCCCGAGTGAATGAACATAATCAGCTAGAGGTTTGAAGCCTTGACCGTTCGCAGCGGATGGAAATCGGTTAGCTGCGGGCTGCAAGCGGGAATACTCATCCATCTCAAGCGGAA from Paenibacillus sp. FSL K6-3182 carries:
- a CDS encoding glycoside hydrolase family 27 protein, with protein sequence MYTTSKHHHYAATPPMGWNSWDCYGASVREDEVRGNAAYMAEHLRDYGWEYVIVDIQWYEPGANSSQYRPFVPLEMDEYSRLQPAANRFPSAANGQGFKPLADYVHSLGLKFGIHMMRGIPRQAVHADTSLLGTNITARQIAHPNSICPWNTDMYGVDASKDGAQQYYNSLFDLYASWGVDFVKVDDIAASRIYGIHLDEIKLIHHAIEQCGRPMVLSLSPGPAPLEHAGPLAEHANMWRMTDDYWDLWHLLYEMFERCEKWAPHARDGAWPDCDMLPLGHLGIRSVDGGGSDRWTRFTRDEQVTMMSLWAIFRSPLMFGGEMRDNDEWTLSLLTNEEVLSLHRNGRGARQLYREQDRIAWTAQGDDALYVALFNASDQEDTVAVTLAQLGLADAPLVRNLWTRENLGSLNELSFSLPPHGSLLLKLT